The Indicator indicator isolate 239-I01 chromosome 30, UM_Iind_1.1, whole genome shotgun sequence genome has a window encoding:
- the LOC128976996 gene encoding adenine phosphoribosyltransferase-like, with the protein MDLCHVPNAQEKGWYLALMAPNVKGPNYAWLDPSRLYCHPQGLQDCLSDLLQPFQGDPIDMVAGIDAMGFILGAAAAARLQKGFLAIRKAGHLCVQTQAQPYTDYSGREKVMEVRTDAISPGLRILLVDQWVETGGTMRAAIQLVEQLGGVVTGVAAICIEDSEGGQWLQEHYKCAHCVPPHLQPRFNHHQLDQDW; encoded by the exons ATGGACCTGTGCCACGTCCCTAATGCCCAAGAAAAAGGCTGGTACCTTGCACTGATGGCCCCCAACGTCAAGGGTCCCAACTATGCTTGGCTGGACCCCTCCCGGCTCTACTGCCACCCGCAA GGCTTGCAGGACTGCTTGTCTGACCTGCTGCAGCCGTTCCAGGGGGACCCCATTGACATGGTGGCAGGCATCGACGCCATGGGCTTCATCCTGG gtgctgctgccgctgccagACTACAAAAAGGCTTCCTGGCCATCCGCAAAGCTGGGCACCTCTGCGTGCAGACACAGGCACAGCCTTACACCGACTACTCTGGCCGAGAGAAGGTGATGGAGGTCCGCACCGATGCCATCTCACCAG GTCTGCGCATCCTCCTCGTGGACCAGTGGGTTGAAACCGGGGGCACCATGCGAGCAGCCATCCAGCTGGtggagcagctgggaggggTTGTGACAG GTGTCGCTGCCATCTGCATTGAGGACAGTGAGGGCGGGCAGTGGCTCCAGGAGCACTACAAGTGTGCCCACTGTGTGCCCCCACACCTGCAGCCCCGCTTCAACCACCACCAGCTTGACCAGGACTGGTGA
- the RAB34 gene encoding ras-related protein Rab-34, giving the protein MNMLAPVRRDRVISDLPLCFRKEAALHTRHAFHPTVASACQEQRTGTVGFKISKIIVVGDLSVGKTCLINRFCKDTFDKNYKATIGVDFEMERFEVLGVHFSLQLWDTAGQERFKCIASTYYRGAQAIVIVFDVNDVTSLEHTRQWLADALKENDPSNVILFLVGSKKDLSTPAQYSLIEKDALKVAQEMQAEYWAVSSLTGENVRDFFFRVAALTFESSVLAELERSSTRRIGDTVRISSNESDLYLSAPRKKPKCCQ; this is encoded by the exons ATGAACATGCTGGCTCCGGTCCGCAGGGACAGGGTCATCTCCGACCTGCCACTG TGTTTTCGGAAGGAGGCCGCCCTGCACACCCGCCACGCCTTCCACCCCACAGTTGCCAGCGCCTGCCAGGAGCAGCGGACAGGCACCGTGGG GTtcaagatctccaagatcatcgtgGTGGGGGACCTCTCGGTGGGCAAGACCTGCCTGATCAACCG CTTTTGCAAGGACACCTTCGACAAGAACTACAAGGCAACCATTGGGGTGGATTTCGAGATGGAGCGGTTcgaggtgctgggggtgcactTCAGCCTCCAGCT GTGGGACACTGCCGGCCAGGAGCGCTTCAAGTGCATCGCCTCCACCTACTACCGGGGAGCACAAG ctatTGTCATTGTCTTTGATGTCAATGATGTGACATCCCTGGAACACACACG GCAGTGGCTGGCTGATGCCCTAAAGGAGAATGACCCATCCAATGTGATCCTATTCTTGGtgggctccaagaaggacctGAGT ACGCCAGCGCAGTACAGCCTGATAGAGAAGGATGCTCTGAAGGTGGCCCAGGAGATGCAGGCAGAGTACTGGGCTGTGTCCTCACTCACTG GGGAGAACGTGCGGGATTTCTTTTTCCGTGTGGCGGCATTGACCTTCGAGAGCAGCGTGCTGGCCGAGCTGGAGCGCAGCAGCACCCGCAGGATCGGCGACACCGTGC gGATCAGCAGCAACGAGAGCGACCTGTACCTGTCGGCACCGCGCAAGAAACCCAAGTGCTGCCAGTGA